A window of Pseudomonas putida genomic DNA:
TCGGCCCGCTGATCGTCGAGGAGCGCGAACCGACCGGCTTCCAGCATGAGCGCACGCTGAGCCTGAAAAACTGGCACGTCGACGAGCAGGGGGCCTGGCTGCCGTTCAGCATTCCGCGTGAGGCGGCGCGCAATGGCACCGCCGGGCGCCTGATCACCATCAATGGCCAGGCCGATTCGGTCACCGAGCTGCCAGCCGGCCAAGTAGTGCGGGTGCGCCTGCTGAACCTCGATAACACCTGGACCTACCGCATCAATCTCAAGGGCAACTGCGAGGCCAGAATCTATGCTCTGGACGGCAACCCGGTAACCCCACGCCCATTGGACGATGACTACTGGCTCGGCCCAGGCATGCGTATCTGCCTGGCTATCCGTATTCCCGAGGCGGGGGAGGAGATCTCGCTGCGCGACGGTTTCGTGCGCCTGGGCACCCTGCGTTCGGTGGCCAGCAACGACGCGCCGAGCGACTGGCCGCCGGCTTTGCCGCCCAACCCGATCGCCGAGCCGGACCTGGAGAATGCCGAAAAGCTCAACTTCAATTTCGAGTGGGCGGCGAAAGTTTCGGTCACTACGGATCAGGACAGGCCGTCGAGCATGTGGCAGATCAACGGCCAGGCTTGGGATATCACCGACAAGACCTGCGCCGAGCGGCCGATCGCCACGCTGAAGAAGGGTAAGAGCTACATCTTCGAGCTGAAGAACATGACCCAGTACCAACACCCGATTCACCTGCACGGCATGAGCTTCAAGGTGATCGGCTCCAACCGCCATGACATCAAGGAGCCCTGGTTCACCGATACCTACCTGCTGGGCAGGAACGAGCGCGCCCAGGTGGCACTGGTGG
This region includes:
- a CDS encoding multicopper oxidase family protein, whose protein sequence is MSFTRRQMLKGLTGLVVVGLGAGGAARYWLGKVEDNNAGHDYELIAAPLDVELVPGFKTEAWAFGPSAPGTELRVRQGTWLRVRFINHLPVETTIHWHGIRLPLEMDGVPYVSQLPVKPGEYFDYKFRVPDAGSYWYHPHVSSSEELGRGLVGPLIVEEREPTGFQHERTLSLKNWHVDEQGAWLPFSIPREAARNGTAGRLITINGQADSVTELPAGQVVRVRLLNLDNTWTYRINLKGNCEARIYALDGNPVTPRPLDDDYWLGPGMRICLAIRIPEAGEEISLRDGFVRLGTLRSVASNDAPSDWPPALPPNPIAEPDLENAEKLNFNFEWAAKVSVTTDQDRPSSMWQINGQAWDITDKTCAERPIATLKKGKSYIFELKNMTQYQHPIHLHGMSFKVIGSNRHDIKEPWFTDTYLLGRNERAQVALVADNPGTWMFHCHVIDHMETGLMAAIAVV